atatttttattaaatacagACTTTCATAAGCCTTAAGTGCATTTGAGGATTTAAAAGCCATAGGTAACTTCATATCATCACAGACATAATTGCTACATATGTGGGTACATTCCTCCAGTAACTTAAATCTACCACGCTGGAGACAGAACACAAAATTAACAACATAAAATAACCCACATTTAAGCAAAAGAGTGATATAGGGGGGAAAAAATCAAACACCATATATGAAGACATGCTTACACATAGTTTCCCCCATCTTGGAGGCCCCATAGGgcctttaaaaatatatgagGTTATACAGTTACCTTCCATAGATGTAACCATTTAAGAAATTTTATTCCTGCTAGAACTAGCTCATTATTTGAGCTGGGCCAGCAGGCTGTGCCGTGTTAGACTCCAGGGAACTCGTTTTAATATCTTAAGTTCTTGTAATCAGCAAGGGAGTTCTTTTGACCCAGTGGGCTAGTGAAACTTACTGTCCTGAAACTCCCTTATGGGCtatatttctatttctcctcctttGCCCTGCTCTGCTGGGGGAAAGGTTGTCCTGAGATACTAAAGATTCAAGTCAAAACCCCCAAATGCTGGAATTTAATTCAACTCCTTGGTCTCTTGTGGGGGCTCTGGGTCCTCTTGGATGGCTTCAAACTCATCTGTCTCTTCTGCCTTTGCCCTGTAAATCAGAGGTGAGCAGCTGAAATGGATACAACAGGCAAACTTTTCTTTAGAAGCACCACCCTCAACATGAATAACCATCTGGACTCCAGAAAATATGACTTTGCTAACTGCCGTCAGTGGGACTTGCTCCAGGTATTTCAAGGTCAGTCCATTCACCCACACGCTGCTGCTTCTGCTCAGGATCTTCAGACAGAATGTCAGGCAGacatttcccttctccagatATGGCTCCAGGGATATATGGTGGCGAGAGATGCCAGGAAGCCTGAATTTGAGATGGGCGTTGTGGCCTCTCCCGATGACTAGATGCGTAGTGTCATGCTCCAGGTGATGAGGGATGTCTTCAAAGATCCCTTTGTCCTGGTTAGGGTGATAGAGCgttatttgaaggactgtcattgGTCTTTCCATGTATGTATAAAGAAGGTGAGACCCTGGAATGAGCCTGTGAAAGGACATAGGAATACAGATTTGAGTAAGTGGATTGATGTATTCTTGTCCCCCAGACATGCCtccatgtgcatatgtatgtgtgtacatattggGAAGAAATACTCAGGCCTATGCacttcaaatgttttttttaaaaaaaatacattctccTAGTGATGCAGTTTTGAGGGGTCCAGGGACCCCTCAAGGAATGGGATGCAGGACAGGGTCATCTGGAaaaaattcacagactcaagcattctttaagtcaagttgtcaaaggtttttttatGCTATTCAGCGGGCAAGATTTCTTAAGGAACTTGCAACCTTAGGAGGGTAaagttaaagtttatataggataaacagtagtaaaacatgtgccaggTATGCTAATTAGATGATTCAGGGCAGGGtaagggagtggttaaggagtggtcatttcttaaaggaacatgcactttttgtatctactgtacAGGAGTTTTACCCAGAGATCACCTTGAAAAGGCCAAAAGGGGGCCACAGGGAACTGTGGTTTTTAGGTCTGCTACTTCACCAAGTTAACCAGTGGTCAGGGACAACTGAGGATTGCCCAGTCTACCACCAATCAATGTCTTGTTTGACAAGATAGATGTAGGGAATGCACATATGTCTTAAGTTTAGGATGCacataatgaggagtccaggatgcatATAAGGAGGTAGGGAGTTGGTATAGATAGTCCAATGGGTTCTGAATATCTTTATGAGCTAGTACAAAGTCAGTTAAAACTAATAATTCCTATAGGTGCAGTTTGTTATTGTACCAGAGAGAGAGTGTGTTTTGCTGGAGCCCACTCATGAGAAATTGCTAGGCATATTGTCCTTGGGCTGAGGAGAAACtgccagggatagtgttttgagacTAGGGAGGAATATGATCTTGGAATTGGAGTCTAAGCACAGGcgcccaagcaccccatcactagCACCACTTCAAGTGTCATCAAGCAAAATTCAACTGAACTATTTCATCATCCATGAACAATGT
This region of Trichosurus vulpecula isolate mTriVul1 chromosome 3, mTriVul1.pri, whole genome shotgun sequence genomic DNA includes:
- the TIFAB gene encoding TRAF-interacting protein with FHA domain-containing protein B, which encodes MERPMTVLQITLYHPNQDKGIFEDIPHHLEHDTTHLVIGRGHNAHLKFRLPGISRHHISLEPYLEKGNVCLTFCLKILSRSSSVWVNGLTLKYLEQVPLTAVSKVIFSGVQMVIHVEGGASKEKFACCIHFSCSPLIYRAKAEETDEFEAIQEDPEPPQETKELN